The following are from one region of the Apostichopus japonicus isolate 1M-3 chromosome 17, ASM3797524v1, whole genome shotgun sequence genome:
- the LOC139984434 gene encoding uncharacterized protein: MFQISVKVEPGSPLHDNTFNTVSQGLFSGHIAHSHHQGHQQDVKKEEMESVEPVDSYSCHVLLSLEDEASNGETSSGYTKQIIGKPKQTEICTLYRGENPDNSIDGNKLFSHSGSVEKHAKTHPGEKPYQCNFCDKKFTQNSSLKRHVRAHTGEKPYQCSYCKEKFADSGLMRIHERTHTGEKPYQCNFCDKKISLAASLKFHERKHTGEKPYQCKYCDKKFADSGHMRSHERTHTGEKPYQCNYCDKKFTQTSSLKRHVRTHTGEKPYQCSYCKEKFADSGQLKIHERTHTGEKPYKCNYCEKKFAESKKMRIHERKHTGEKAYHCKYCDKSYAYSAQTKIHERTHTGEKPYQCNYCDKKFSKSSDMKRHVKTHTGEKPYQCNFCDKKFAVSGQMRTHERTHTGEKPYRCNYCDKKYTKASSLKVHERKHTGEKPYQCNYCDKKFARASSLKVHERTHTGEKPYQCSYCETTFAYSGQLKLHERTHTGEKPYRCNYCDKKFAGSGKMRIHERKHRGEALSVQLLTHERTHTGEKPYQCSYCYCEKMFAESGTMRIHEIIHTGEKLYQWEYCDRVFTQSAISQGVSSGHIAHSNHQGHQQDARKEEMESVEPVDSYSCHLLLSLEDEANDGETSSGNTKQIIGKPKQTENCTLHRGENPDNSIDGSKLFTHTENVEKHERTHAGERSYQCNYCDKKYAQASRLKRHVRTHTGEKPYQCSHCKKMFAYSGQMRVHERTHTGEKPYQCNYCDKKFGLVARLKSHEKTHTGEKPYQCNYCDKKFAESGQLRMHERTHTGEKPYQCNYCDKKFAQASSLKRHVRTHTGEKPYQCNYCDEKYAESGQMRIHERTHTGEKPYQCNFCDKKFAESGHMRRHERTHTGEKPYQCNYCDKKFAESGKMRIHERTHTGERPYQCNYCDKNFAHVSNLKVHERKHTGEKPYQCNYCKKMFADSGEMRRHERTHTGEKPYQCNYCKQKFASSESLRTHKIVHTGDWPYQCKYCNRMFARSDTLRIHERTHTGEKTYQCNYCKTTFAYSGQLKLHERIHTGEKPYQCNYCKTTFAYSGQLKIHERIHTGEKPYQCNYCDKKFAQASSLKRHERTHTGEKPYQCNYCDKKFAESRQIRIHERTHTGEKPYQCNYCDQKFAESRQMRVHERAHTGGNPYQSNYCKKMFAESGSLWTHERTHTGEKVISVQLL, translated from the exons TATCACAAGGACTGTTCTCTGGACACATTGCTCACTCACATCACCAAGGACATCAACAGGATGTTAAGAAGGAAGAAATGGAGTCTGTGGAACCAGTTGATAGCTACTCATGTCATGTTTTACTCAGCCTGGAGGATGAGGCCAGTAATGGAGAAACCTCCTCTGGCTATACTAAACAAATAATTGGGAAACCAAAACAGACAGAGATTTGTACACTTTATAGAGGAGAGAATCCTGACAACAGTATTGATGGCAACAAGCTGTTTTCTCACTCTGGAAGTGTGGAAAAACATGCAAAAACACAtccaggagagaagccttatcagtgcaacttttgtgacaaaaagtttaCCCAAAACTCTAGTTTGAAGAGGCATGTAAGagcacatacaggagagaaaccttatcagtgtaGTTACTGTAAGGAAAAGTTTGCTGATTCTGGACTAATGaggatacatgaaagaacacatacaggagagaagccttatcagtgcaACTTTTGTGACAAAAAAATTTCCCTAGCTGCTAGTTTAAAGTTCcatgaaagaaaacatacaggagagaaaccttatcagtgtaaatactgtgacaaaaagtttgctgaCTCCGGACATATGAGGagccatgaaagaacacatacaggagagaagccttatcagtgcaactactgtgacaaaaagtttacACAAACCTCTAGTTTGAAGAGGCATgtaagaacacatacaggagagaaaccttatcagtgtaGTTACTGTAAGGAAAAGTTTGCTGATTCTGGACAATTAaagatacatgaaagaacacatacaggagagaagccttataaGTGTAACTACTGCGAAAAAAAGTTTGCTGAATCTAAAAAAATGAGGAtacatgaaagaaaacatacaggagagaaggcTTATCATTGCAAATACTGTGACAAATCGTATGCTTACTCTGCACAAACGaagatacatgaaagaacacacacaggagagaagccttatcagtgcaattactgtgacaaaaagttttcCAAATCCTCTGATATGAAGAGGCATGTaaaaacacatacaggagagaagccttatcagtgtaacttttgtgacaaaaagtttgctgTATCTGGACAAATGAGgacacatgaaagaacacatacaggagagaagccttatcggtgtaactactgtgacaaaaagtatACCAAAGCCTCTAGTTTGAAGGTACATGAAAGAaaacacacaggagagaagccttatcagtgtaactactgtgacaaaaagtttgccaGAGCCTCTAGTTTGAAggtacatgaaagaacacacacaggagagaaaccttatcagtgtaGTTACTGTGAGACAACGTTTGCTTACTCTGGACAATTGAAGTTACATGAAAGAAcgcacacaggagagaagccttatcggtgtaactactgtgacaaaaagtttgctgGATCTGGGAAAATGAGGATACATGAAAGAAAACACAGgggagaagccttatcagtgcaactatt gacacatgaaagaacacacacaggagagaagccttatcagtgtagctaCTGCTACTGtgagaaaatgtttgctgaatCTGGAACAATGAGGATACATGAAATAATACATACAGGGGAGAAACTTTATCAGTGGGAATACTGTGACAGAGTATTTACCCAATCTGCTA TATCGCAGGGAGTGTCCTCTGGACACATTGCTCACTCAAATCACCAAGGACATCAACAGGATGCTAGAAAGGAAGAAATGGAGTCTGTGGAACCAGTTGATAGCTACTCATGTCATCTGTTACTCAGCCTGGAGGATGAGGCCAATGATGGGGAAACATCCTCTGGCAATACTAAACAAATAATAGGGAAACCAAAACAGACAGAGAATTGTACACTTCATAGAGGAGAGAATCCTGACAACAGTATTGATGGCAGCAAGCTGTTTACTCACACTGAAAATGTggaaaaacatgaaagaacacatgcAGGAGAGAGGTcctatcagtgtaactactgtgacaaaaagtatGCCCAAGCTTCTAGATTGAAGAGGCATgtaagaacacatacaggagagaaaccttatcagtgtagtcactgtaagaaaatgtttgcttatTCTGGACAAATGAGggtacatgaaagaacacatacaggagagaagccttatcagtgtaactactgcgACAAAAAGTTTGGCCTAGTTGCTAGATTGAAGAGCCATGaaaaaacacatacaggagagaaaccttatcagtgtaactactgtgacaaaaagtttgctgaATCTGGACAACTGAGGAtgcatgaaagaacacatacaggagagaagccttatcagtgtaactactgtgacaaaaagtttgcccAAGCCTCTAGTTTGAAGAGGCATgtaagaacacatacaggagagaaaccttatcagtgtaactactgtgatgAAAAGTATGCTGAATCTGGACAAATGaggatacatgaaagaacacatacaggagagaagccttatcagtgcaacttctgtgacaaaaagtttgctgaATCTGGACACATGAGGAggcatgaaagaacacacacaggagagaagccttatcagtgtaactactgtgacaaaaagtttgctgaATCTGGGAAAATGaggatacatgaaagaacacacacaggagagaggccatatcagtgtaactactgtgacaaaaattTTGCCCATGTTTCTAATTTAAAGGttcatgaaagaaaacatacaggagagaagccgtatcagtgtaactattgtaagaaaatgtttgcagaTTCTGGAGAAATGAgaagacatgaaagaacacatacaggagagaaaccttatcagtgtaactattgTAAGCAAAAGTTTGCTTCATCTGAAAGTTTGAGAACACATAAAATAGTACATACAGGAGACTGgccttatcagtgtaaataCTGTAATAGAATGTTTGCTCGATCTGACACTTTGaggatacatgaaagaacacacacggGAGAGAAAACATATCAGTGCAACTACTGTAAGACAACGTTTGCTTACTCTGGACAATTGAAGTTACATGAAAGaatacatacaggagagaagccttatcagtgtaattACTGTAAGACAACCTTTGCTTACTCTGGACAGTTGAAGATACATGAAAGaatacatacaggagagaagccttatcaatgtaactactgtgacaaaaagtttgcccAAGCCTCTAGTTTGAAGAggcatgaaagaacacatacaggagagaagccttatcagtgtaactactgtgacaaaaagtttgctgaATCTAGACAAATAaggatacatgaaagaacacatacaggagagaagccttatcagtgtaactactgtgaccAAAAATTTGCTGAATCTAGACAAATGAGGGTACATGAAAGAGCACACACAGGAGGGAATCCTTATCAGAGTAACtactgtaagaaaatgtttgctgaatCTGGAAGTTTGTGgacacatgaaagaacacatacaggagagaaggtCATATCAGTgcaactactgtga